The Asterias rubens chromosome 1, eAstRub1.3, whole genome shotgun sequence genome segment AGAAAACGAATGCATCATATAGACATATGCTTCATAGACATTGATGTATTTAGACAGACATCAGACATGGAGGAGTATTTCTACCTCCAAGATCAAACCAAGCAGGTAAAGTCATTGCATCTTGGTCATTGGAGGTTGTTGGTCATTGTTTCAATCGCTTATGGTTTATCAAATCTCTAATGTATAGGAGCACCGCTAAGATGCAGTAATTGTACCTTTGTGGAATGCTGAATTCAAGCACAGATTTGACAGGAGTGCCGATGATAAAGTTTGgtgtaaaaaatgtttttttccccatgcTTTACACAGGATTCGGACGCACAAGAGCGCGATGAAGCTGTGTTTGAAAACGCAAGTCAGTTGTTTTCTTGGGACGCTGTCGCACAGAGAGAGATTAAAGAAGGTGTCATGGCCCTTCAAGATCGACTAAGGGTAAGTTGGTTCTTTGTCTTCTTGTATGTTTTAACTGCGCttcaaaacactttaaaggcactggatactattggtatatacacaaaattattgttagcataaaacgtactttgtaacgaacaatggagagctgttgatagtataaaacagtcggaaacggcttcttctgaagtaacgtagcctTTTtagatagaggtaatttctcacagaattagtaataaaagacttcaggccagaagccttttatgaGGCATCTACAAGCCCAAAGATTTTTGCAACacggttttttcttctttcactttccttttgcaactttgatgaacaattagtcaaaaatgttatgttgtgcatatgttggaatacccCTTCAACCATGAAACCGCATAACAACTCACTAGATAATATAGTATATGAATAACTAAAAGAAACAGGTAGACAAGTTAATAAACAATAACTTTATCAACACGGTGTGGTCTTATCCATCTAATGAAATAGATCACGAAGGCTGCTATGACCTAGAAATGAATGTCAACTTACCGCCCACATATTCCCATCGGGGGTTCTGATCCGGTTTGTTTTAAACCCTTGTATCCGGGCGAGTCAGCATCGACTCCCAGTTCTGTCTTGGTATTTATTTAAGCAACATACCTAAAGGACACATTATTGAAACAATGGGTTAACATTCCGAGTAATTTCTGTATAATGGCATTATATTCTATGTTCTAATCTCAACATATTATACAATTGCCAGTGATTGTTTTGCtcagaactcgggaaagcactCATATAggtgcaaacacacatcggtgtaagggtaaaaaccaaaattaatattctttatcccaaatgcaaatttaacatcttaatCTATATTGGTAAGGCTCCTGAACAGTTTGTTTCGTGTGGAACTATACATAGAAAATCAAATTGAGGTACAGACGCTCAAAATGTAATTGTTGTAAAAAAATCTATATATATTTAATGTTCGTATCACTTTTCCTCAGGGATCAActcctttgtgttttgtggaacACCCGTTAGTACGGATGCGTATAAAAGGCCGCTACATGTATCAAATCTATCTTATAATGTACGTACACgtaaacttatcgtgtacgtacatgataagttttgaagttatcgtgtacgtaaACACGATAAGAGAGATTTTGTGTTATTCATGGGGCGGCAATAAAATGCGCTTCCGTAAGTTAAGGCCTAAttcagttttttcttctttttttccattatttttccaGCAGCTTGAGATGAAGCTAAGTGACTGTGCTGAACTGTACGAGAAACGACGTGAGAGGCTAGTACTAAAGCACAGAGACGCACGGACAGCTCATGTATGCAACCGTATCTTGATTTGCTCCTGTCTTATGGTCTTAATATCATACATCATAAGATGCCTGCAGACTCCACATGAACTTTGTTTCCAAGAACATTGACTATGAAGGACTCCAGAGGGAGCCCTGTCTAAGCTACAAGTAAACTTTCTTTGGTTTATAAAGGTATATGCCAATGCTTTATAGTTTTCACACCAAACAACAAATCTATGACATGTTTTACCATGTCTTCGAGAGTTGAAGCCAAACATACAACGTGTTCTTTGTGTAAACATGTATATGCCCATACACGCTTATCTTTGAGAAACTGgcaattgaaataaaaacagaggGGAAGGACTCATTTTCTCTGACACAGTCCTACGTAAAGGCCTATACGGAAATTATTTCTTATTACCATAACGGTACTTGTGCATCAAGTTTATTAAAAAGTAAGCTGTATAGGATTGCAAATcggaattgtttttgttttagtcaaTACCATGCATGTGTTATACCTTTAAAGGTTGATCATTTTTGgcatattattttgagttgtaGATATCTTGAAGGTAACGTGAAAAAATCAGAATTTTGATAATCTAGAAATTTAGTATGAAAATATTAATGCATATTATATCAGAGgaattctttttacaaaacaacttaaaaatttgaagagaatttttcttttttattataatcTGGTATATTTGGTTCACTGATAATAAAGCAGAGTTCAACCAGGTCAGCTTATCGGTGAAGTTTGCATAGTATTTGACACCGGGGACCCCTGGTATAAACACAGCAGCTATAAATACACCAACGTCACGCTATAGAATTTTGAATAGCGGCTGTATTGGATGACTGTAATAATGCACTCTGTTGGATTACAGAATTGAGACACATTCTCGGTTGACTGTATACTCTACCATGGGAAATAACCTATTTTACAACTGCATTGCAAACGGTGTGTAGCATAGTTTCTAGGACAACCAGTGATAATTATCGTTTAATGAAGCCGGTAGATATATAGTTGTACTGCTTTTCCAGATCATTTAGAATTGAGACACGTTCTCGGTTGACTGTATATAACTCTACCATCGGAAATAAACTATATCACAACTGCATTGCAAACGGTGTGTAGAATATCTAGGACAACCAGTGATAATTGTTGTTTAATGAGGCCGGTAGACAGTAGTACTGCTTTTCCAGATCACTTACTACAGCCGAACATGACAGAACACTCTCAACTTGGTAAATCGACTGGTTGTGATGAGAAGCGAGTGTTGCGGAGATCCCATAGCAACGTTGAGATTGCTGACATCAACAAGGTAAAACAAGTGACGATACATAGgcctatttattttgtattcttatGGGATGACAATGATGTATTGAAGGATGCAATGCTTTTATGTCGTACGCTCATTTGCAGGTAACTGTTTGATTTTGAGGACTGTTTGATACAACATTGTTAAAGTGAGGTCCCAGTGATGAAAACTGTTTTGGACGACTGCCTATGTACTTTGTACGAACCGTTATACATCGTGTACATACACACAGTTGTATAATATTATGACgactcgtttttttttttatatcaaaagtGAATTGCATATATCACAAGGGGAGTTAAGGGCACGACTTACTCACTTttgtcacaaaacaaaaaccattttGCGCGTGAATATTGTATCAATCCGCTAACACTTTCTTTATAATGAGCCAGGAAAATCGGTCCGCCGTAGAATCTGTCCCCCAAAGGGAAAAAAACGTACGCCGTAGAATCTGTCCCccaaagggaaaaaaaaacgtaagCAGTAGGatggcgctatcagaagtagtttgtaaaTAGTTACCCGTatttggagggggggggcacCATAATCtccgggaggggggggggggcggggctgAATCTCCTGCCAAATCTACATAGATTTAATTTCACTCTTCTATAGGTTCGTCGACGTCGGCGTAGGTCGTCCGACATCCAGCGAGAGTTCGTACTCATTAGAGAAGAACGACAGCTCGCTCTAGAACGAGACTCCCTCAAGGACACCCTGCTACAACTCACGGcaaaagttaaaaaactaaaagttcAACTTGGGCGTCAGCAGCACCGCCCCCAACGCTCCGAATTGGAGATCCCACTTAAAGGGAGCATCCTTGAGTGTGATGACTGGACGGGGCTAATGGACTCTCTGTCCCATTTTTTCCTAGTGAGTCTGACAGTATTAATCCTTGTTTGGTTCACCGTCTGTTTGAGCAGATTCGCTGCCATTTTTATCTTGCCGGAGCTCCATCTAGAATGTGGCATCTTTCCGATGACGACAGAGGGCGCTTTAGATGTAAACCAGGGGAGGACAACATTGTCATGGCAACTAATCACTGGACAGCATCCCTGCCAGCCTGCCTATTTGCAATGCGATGACCTCACTAGTTGAGTATCTCCATCATGGTATGGTTGCATGGTTTACCAGAAATAACCACACTATAATGAGAGAACGGGCATTTCAAGTTTCCAATATTGATGGTGGATTGTTGTTAGCTACTTTAGCGTCTTTAAACGAGTTACAAGCAATCTGTTGTGATTCAGTTTGAACTggagcatggaaacagtgcgTAGAACGAACGCAGCCATGGTATTTTAGTAGTACAAAGAAACGGCGGTTACTTCTTTCCAAGTTGACATAAACACACCCATCCTTACAAATCAGGTTTGCCGAGCCAGGAGTTGCCGAAAAATGGCGTGAAACCGTTATGGTCATAAATACGGTACAGTATGAAATGAGATTATGCATGACTTGGTTATGTAACTAAACCTTGCTCAACAGAATACAATGTTCAGTGTACAACTGATCTGCAGAAACATTTAGGGCAAAGGGatatttgtttcccctttttaAAATTCTATTCATATTTTGTTCATCTTGACTTGACCTTTCCCCTCCAATCAACTCTGTTGAACTCGTCCATACACATCTGACAATAGTAAAGCTTTGTACATTCTGGAAACTAACACTCATGCATCACAGCCTgactttgttttcacttttattCAATTATAAAAAATTGAGGTTTCACGGTACAGCCATTGCAAAACTCAATGAGAACGAAGTACTTGACATGTATGTACATTCggaaataacaacaaacaaattactcATTGCTACAACAAAAGGATAGTTTTAAAAGGCTAAAAAATACTTAAacaatgtaatttttaaaagcTGTGTTGTTAAATATTTACATTACAAATATGAAAATCAGTTAAAATTAACAATATTTCGTAACATCGTAAAAATCAGCACCCCTATAGAAAACCATTCCATACGCAAACTTCGCCGCACTTTCCATGTTTCTGATTTCGAATCACAAGTTTATGATTTGTCAAAAATTTATAGCAATGAACAagtacaaaatgttttatttcgaATTACTGACGGACCACTTGTGAAAAAGAATTGGTGGTAACGTTCAGAGCAACACACACTACATTGGTTTGATGAGTACAGTGTATAACTTATGTGGAAATCGTCAACACGGACCAATTGCATAAACATGATAGGAAATAAAGGTGGCCAGAACGAAAATTGCAGCCATCCAAACTAGACCACTAGATCACTAGTAGCTTAGACAAACAAGACTTGAAACATCTCAACCAATCAGATCACCAGTAGCTCAAAGACTGAGACACATCAACCAATCCGATCACTAATAGCTCAAAGATTGAAACACCTCAACCAATCAGATCACCAATAGCTCAAATTAACATAAAATGAAGGCACCTCAACCAATCAGATCACCAGTGTGTCCAAAAGGAAAGGATCATCGAATGTCCAGAGCTGAGGATCATAATTCCTCCCGCATGAGGATACTTGTATCTTGAGACCAGCTCGTTCAAGACACTTGTGTTGACTTCGTCGCATGAGGGTGCTCTTCTCCTATAAGAAATAGACCGATGCAATTACTTAGAGTTCAAAATTATGTGGTGATCTGGCTTCGTTTTATTTTTCCCTTTAAGTTATGACAGTCTAGCCCAAAATTAGTGTCAACCTTCTtgttttaaccccccccccccccaccctttcCCTCTCTAATCTACAAACTGTAAATTGTATGTAACATTTATTTGCGTGCCATTTTCATGTCAGTTtacataaatttgtattttgtgtacaaatagTTCTCTGAATGGTATATCACATTTCTGGAAAGTACATTTATTTCCGTCCTCCACTTTTAATAAAACGTTAAAAAACATACCCGGGACTGTGTGCATATTTTGAATGTGTTCGTTTTGATTTCCGCAATTGGGCAGTTCAATTTTCTCGCCCTTTACAGAAATGCAGACTCGGTCAGTACCGTTGaggaattgtttgtttttcttctcagtAAAAACCAATCGTTAAATTATCTGTAATAACTATTTTTGTGTTAAGCCAATTAGTGAGATTAATGCCATTAATTACCTGATTATATTGCCAATCTGTGATGACATTTGGACTATTACAGGCTGTGATAATTACAGTTTGTGCCCTCTGTCCAAGGCAGAGATCGTTAACTCGTATATCACCAGCAGTGGTCAGGCGAAAGAACTAGGACAGCAAAAAGATTTAAACAAACAGCTATTAAATTTATCATTGTGACGTCCGTCCACGAGCATAACTGCATTTACTTCGTGTTATGAGGTCCATTTATCATagttatggtacatgtacatgtataatgtcaAACTATCAAACAATTGGCATGCACATCATTTTAACatcattaaaaacacaaaaggtAGATAATAAATTTAATAGCAGTCGATTGAAAAATAGATAATCCAAAGAGGGGAAAAGTACATGAAGTTATTTCTTTACTGCATATCATAAGTTTTACCTGGTTCCCACCCATGCCGTGACATTTGTACATAGTTAACTCCACTCCTTCGTTGACGGGTACCTTGTTTTTTGTATCTAAACAAAACTCAGTGTCAAGTCCACGAATCTGGAAAAGGAAATGAAAAATGCAAGTGCGGTAATGGAAGGAggaatacatgtatatccaaTATCATTTAAGTATAATGGAGTTTAAATCATCACCTCCCCCAAAAAGGAGAAAGGAAGATAGGATCTAGACTAAATCAAAGTGCTCCATATACAATGATCTCATCACGCTGTGCACCTTAGAGCCATTAAATACACGGACAAGTAAGAAGTGTCTGTGTTAAAATGGTAATTGGAAGTGGAAAACAACAAGTTTCACTCAACAGATTGTTGCAAAAGTGAGACTGTATTCTCAATGTTGTATCTGGACTCAGATGAATTAGTTTGCCTAGGGTGTTAACAAGATTAACGTATTTGTATGTTGAATCGCATAAAGTAATATAACACATTTACCTTTAAAAACTTGGtagtttattttcaaaatttacttttCTTAACAGCCGGGTACACAATACCAAAATGTATGTTTAGCATAAGACCTATATCTCTTACCTCGCCAGTCACAACGAGTTTAGGTGGTAGAGGGTAGTTACTGGTCAAATCATACGCCACTTCATTCAGGTACCACCCAAAACTCTGACATTTCTTCTCGCGACGTAGTAGAACCTGCCTGCTGACGTCACCGATATTGAAGGAGGGCGCCCTCATGTAGGGCCTGCTGGCATACAGGTAGTCCTTGTACTCGTCCATCCATACCTCGGCAACCCTAGCAATGTTCTGTTAAAACACGATTGACACTATGAGTCAGTATACATACAAGTACTTTCACATTTTAAGCCAAATCAAGGTCAAGTTAACATCACCTCTAAGAACGAACTGATTGAGAAGTTGCTCACAAGTCAGTGACTCTCAGATCAGAACTACGCCTCACATTGTCTGAGGACTCTGCCCAGGTGACCCTACCGGAGGTCAATGACCTTTCCTCACTACTAAAGAAAAAGCTTCGATCTTGAGTCATCGAATGACAATAAGTTCACAATAGATGCTGTACATGCATTTCTTTTAAACTAAATGACTTCATCTTTTCTTTTACCTCATCTTTAGCCTTACCATCCGACAGAGATACTGAGCATGGGAGTTTGACATTGCAGCTGGGTTAATTCGGCAACCCCTTACTCTCTTGTCAACCTGTCTCAGCGTATGACTCCAGTGTGGAACCACCAAGCATCTTGGGGAGCAAAGCGCTCAGTCACCACAACTAAGACTTACCAATGGCACTGGCAGAACACACTGCGTCAGCGTCGAGACGACTTTCTCAACGGGCGTGCCATTTATCGCCGATGGGGAAATCAAGATGAGTGTGAGTAACTCTTTCTCAGTCGGTGAAAACAAGGGTAGTTCCAACACCCAATCTGATGAGTGGAGCTTTAATCTGCCCGCTACGGTCAAAGCTCAAACCATGCTGAGAGTTCAGGTGAACATCCAGCAGGGGAAGATTGATGTTCCTTTCACTGCGATGTTGAGGAAGGGGAACCGAACCTGGAAGGAGATCGGGACATTCAAGGGAACCCAAAGCTTCAATCTGAAAGTAGACTACACAGAGACACCACTGTAGACCTTCACGGCTAAAGCCCGGTTAATTTTTCCtacgaatgcgaatgcgataggaattttgacatcataaattcgcaacgaataactcacgtcagttgacttgtgatcaactcctgcgaaaaatTCGCTGCAACATCACATTTGCatttcgcaagaagtatgaaccgggcttaagacgTGGATCCCATGGGGGTAGGTCCAGCGGTCCGGATCCCTCTTTGCCCTCGGCgacttttgtttttccttttaaattTGCGCCATCACACCTTATAGCTCCAAACTTGCTGCAGACCATAGCTCACAAAATGGCAGGAAATTGACTGAAGTTGAGTCCCTTGCATAACTTGTATCGCTGCTGGTACGCTTTagaatgtaaagcgcttagagaattaagtgttagttattaggcgctatataaatcgaaagttattatgttattattattaatgttaaaaTAGTGACCGCAAGAATATGTCACATCAATGAGACACGTTACAATTACAGATAAACGTAAACAAACCATCCTTTTATCGACTTTTATGAATAAGTAtaatttcaatttcataaaatgaGAACAGTTTCGTCTCCAGAGtttaccatttttgtaaaaattcttTGTTTTACGCAAATACGCAACATAATTGTTTACAACATTGAAGACTATCAAATAAAGACAGTAATAAAGACAATAACATCATGTATACCCTTGATAAAGGGGGTGGtatgtttacttagcataacaattgagtggagtcttagccgTTAATCTTATTTtactaagcaaatattttttgCCTAAGCAAAATTTGGGGCttgaacagctctatgaaattggcccctgtggGTTTTTAGTTatcagaatgtgggttcgaatccccatcATGACGCTTATGTTTTTGAGCAAAACACCTTTACAGGTCGGtatgtgtttgaaaaaaaccttttgaGTGCCACAGCAGCCCTGGTCTGTATACTTTCAAGGGAGCTTAGCAATATTACATGAATATTATTGGCCCAACGACAAAGGCACTAGCCGAATGAAAAACGCATGGATAAGTTATTGTAATGTGCGCTTTGTAAGAAataattatgattattatattttatcacAACCGCGATGTTTACCTTCAGAGACAGCTCGAAGTTTTCTCCTCCGTACATCTTCAGCCCGAGGTCGAAGCCTCCGAGCTCAAGAAAGTAAGATTTGTACATTGCAAATACCGTCCCTGAAAATGCAGGAGACCTGATGGAAGAAAGATAAAAGTTCAAAATCAAATGCTATGCTGAATGTTTAGTATACAGTCGACTCTCGTCAAAACAAGGTCACCTGGACTCGCCTAGTGACCTCTATAACAGGAACAACGTTATAAGAGGACGATACAACAAAGAACAAAGCGAAATTGAGATTATTTACTTAAAAACCTTAGAattaaacactgtatactcagtactttgagGGAAAAAATCGACAGGCTaattactcggtgggattcaaacccatgacgtTTGCGTCGCTTTGTAGAACAAACTGTTGTTGGCATTCTCCAAAATAATTCAAGAAAATTTAGTCCAATatatatctattttttttttaaat includes the following:
- the LOC117289046 gene encoding uncharacterized protein LOC117289046, with product MEEYFYLQDQTKQDSDAQERDEAVFENASQLFSWDAVAQREIKEGVMALQDRLRQLEMKLSDCAELYEKRRERLVLKHRDARTAHVCNRILICSCLMVLISYIIRCLQTPHELCFQEH
- the LOC117289251 gene encoding uncharacterized protein LOC117289251: MRPVDSSTAFPDHLLQPNMTEHSQLGKSTGCDEKRVLRRSHSNVEIADINKVRRRRRRSSDIQREFVLIREERQLALERDSLKDTLLQLTAKVKKLKVQLGRQQHRPQRSELEIPLKGSILECDDWTGLMDSLSHFFLVSLTVLILVWFTVCLSRFAAIFILPELHLECGIFPMTTEGALDVNQGRTTLSWQLITGQHPCQPAYLQCDDLTS